The DNA region tttataaaaaaaatgtcatgcacAGTATTCTATTCCATTCTATATTGTTGATGTTGTAATTTTGCAAAAAAGCTGGCTGAATCATTTCCTTCAGAATGAAAAAAGTCTTAACTTATCTTAAATATATAGTTCTGAGCAGCACTAaatgtttaaatagaaaaatggACATTTAATAACATACAGATCATATTGATGACAGTAATGTCAGATGTAAGTGACTGCATGTGCCAAATATAAAAAGGTAATTGGAGCATTTAAAATTTGGAATATGCAACATTTTAATGTAAACATCTGCTCAAGTGTTTCATGCCAACAAGAATCGACggttcaataataataatcatcatcatcatcatagtAATAATCATCCTAATGAGGAGTGTCTCACCTGGACAGTGGTCTCCTTGTCATCTTTGTGGTAGGTCAGTGTGCTGCCTCTCAGCACAAAGTAGCGCTGCTGCCAGTTCTTCACCAGAGACCTCTGTTGTTTCTTGAGCCAGCCGGCCTTCAGCGGCCTCTCCATGGACCTGGGGGATCGTGGCGAGCCCGGCCCGGTGCCTCCCTCTCCAGGCATCACAGTCCTGGATCGTGCTGAAGAAAGACCCACCACAAGAAAGCAGCTTGGGAAAATGTTTCCAAGAACAACAATCCCCAACTTATGCTGTGTCCCATTTGAAGCTGTTCGAACATTACCAAAACACAAGTGCTACTCAAGTCATACAGAGCACTTCCCCCTTCATCTGATGTGAATCAGCCTATCGAGGTTCAGAGACCTGCTCTatgtctatttttgtttgccGTGCATTCAGTCTGAAAGGAAAATGCTGGTCAGAGTTGACCAGTTTCCTGTGCACGGTGCATGAATGTAGCTTTGATTCTTCTATGTGAAAAACACAATAGTCTGCAACTGACTGACCGACAAACAATGAAAATTATCGCCTTCATACTTAACATGTCTATTGTTAATGGCACAGGGAGGTGCAGTTTcaaatttggtgtgatttgaACATGCAATAACTCTTTGTGTGGGTTGTTTCAAACACCTCTGAAACATGTCATCATTCAAACTTATGGTAAAACCACACCAGAACAGTTACAAACCACATTTAGTTTCTTTTGAGGAAAAACATTGactgaaaaaaaatcttcattgcagattaaccaggtaggatgaacacaaattgttctaacttcactctgcaccatagactgcacacaacgtccaacacacaaacactaaaaagtatattgtagaactgtttgaggaggactctaGTTAACAGTCCAgtacaaacaggcaggtttacaacaggcactgcactactAAGACAGAAAGGTCAGAGATTAAGATCTACATAGACTGAATGTCACAAATGAACATCACCCTATTTTTAAGTTGTTCCACAAACGTGAACCCTTCAATAATGTGTGTCACCCTGGCTGTGAGAGGCCCCGATGGAAAGGAACAGAGGTCGAGGTGTACGTGGCCCGGGGAGGACGGAGTCAGATGGAGACAGTCTGAGATACACACAGAGTGGTGGGACAGAGGAGATAGCGGGAGTGAGATTGAGCCCCGTCGCTCAGTTGTTCTTTAATTCACCGTGTCTACTTAAGAaggatgatggaggagaagagaagaagaagggctGCCCAGGGATAAACAGGAAGCTGCCACCAGATTGCCACAGGGCCGGCCACGCTTTGAAGGCCTCCACCTAGACGCCGGAGAGTCCTTTGGTGTCATTTCGAGCCTCAGCCGCCCGTGACTTGTGGAGAGTCAACACGTGCTGTTGAGGAACCCTGAGCCCACACACAGAGGCCGATGTCACACCACACCCTCAGCTGACAAATACACAATTCCTTTCAAGTAGACGCAACTCACGATGAGCCTAGAGCTTCACGGCACCTCAAAGACACGTTCAAAGCTCACTTGAAATGGTGGAAAATGATATTCACAGTCTCGTGGTGACTGTGGAGGCGTTTGTACACATTGGAAGAACTAACTTTGATTAGATATGCAGCGTAAGAGCAATATGCTGTATGTACATGTCTACATATTTCTTACTTGGGtgtaccccgcctctcgcccaatgtcagctccACATTGACGTAGATTTCTGTCTCTACTGGGACTTTGTAGACAGATTTAGGTCCCTACAAAATGAGTAATAcctgtagcacacacacacatatgcagtgCACACATGCGTCACGTACACACTGTCATATGTATATGTGAGCATAGTTTATAGACAGCACTGAAATCAGAGTCCTGCCCGAAACTTGCATCAGTTTCCTGCTGTGAGCCTGCGTCACTCCTGTTCCTCCGAATGTAATAAAACATGGGCCACGGAAATCACCACAGGGGAAGGAATCAATTAAGGAATCGCCAGCGTTCAGATGTGAAATATACTTTCATGACTGAAAAGTTTGCTAGTAAAAGTGGCTGATACACAGTCGACATGAAGCAGATGAAatgtgtgcagggggggggggctgctacTTCCTTCAACAGAGCTCAACAACCACTGATGGTAAGATCGATTAGAGTCACAGCAAACACGATGCAAGTTGTGAAGCATAAAAGTAGAACCtgtctctgcttgtgtgtgtgcagaaaacacacagctgcAACTGTTGTGCCATCTTAGCCTGAGAGGAACATGTAACTGCAGAGTCCACCCTGTGTTAACACTGGTGAGTATTAGTGAGTCTAGACTGCTGTGCAGTAACCGTAAAAtactctgtacacacacacacaaacacacacacacacacacactcactcactcactcacacactcacagttgtgtgtccatgacttcagaggacataaCATTGACTTGTATtgtttttcctggagacttactctaTTTGCCTGATCcttacctaaacctaaacctaaacctaaacctaaacctaaaagCATGTTTTCACTTACATCATTATTACATAATCATTTTTGTtcccaaaagaaaaaacaagtccccataatgtgacataggtccccacaacacagGTAATACTTGACTAGTCTTATTTCAACCACTGGCAGTTACTATAAAAAACACTTGACATTCAAGCGACAGCAAAGTAATAAACCGCAGTCCATTCTATATTAGGGGACATTGATGTTAGACTGAAAAAATAACCACCAGTGTGTTAAAAAacccacagagagaaaacaagggGGATGCAAATATGTATCTGCTGCATCCTCACTGCTGAGCCTCAGACTTACCTATCCGACCCGTCTCAGCCTTGAAGGTGCTGAAGTCCCAGTTGCGAGGTAGTTTCAGAGACATTATCCTTTAAATGGTCGCACAGGTCAGTGGgtcatctcacacacaaacaaacacacacacacacacactcgcgtAGACACACATTGAAGCACACTCACACGCCGACAAGGACTGGAGATCTCTCAGATCACACTTCCTACTTCCTGTGTGTTCATCTGTTCTTCTCCTTTTCAGCCCATCACAACGCGTCGCCTCATGTTGCCTTTACATCCGTGTTCATACTTGTTCTTATCAGTGTCATGTGTGTAAGTGGCTTCAAGGCTGATTCACTCATAGGGCTTCATTCAGTGGGGAGTTTTCAGATGACTAATGGTCCTGGTGTGGAACAAAAACCAGGGGGGGTCTTGTTAGAGGAAATGGTTTGTATGATGGTTTGACTTCTTTGATGAGGATGTTGCTTCACAGCTCAGGCTGCAGCAGAGTCACTAACTCAACTAACGTTCCTCCATCTTTAATGAAACAATCCTCTGTTATATATTGGCAGCTCTTCTTACAAAATATGGAAGAGgacccaaaataaataaaaccaaaccacGTGATGTTTTGGGTATATATAACTTTAATATTCTCTGAACCAAAGCAAAGCACATTTCAGCATTATGCACTCGACAAACGAACTTAACACAAACCATTGCACAGTTTAAGAGTAATATACTGAACtcatatagttttttttaaagagaatcTATAAACACAAAAATAGTTGTCTacagggggggtgggagggtgggAGCCTACACAGTGTTGGACACTCATCACTCCCATACATTCCTTTCAGAAGGGTCCTGGCAGGGCAGGATTCACAATAAACCGACTTGATTAGATATGGCACGGAGGAGGTTTCCTGAGTgccaagaaaaaaacacatcactgatCCCTCCTGGTCCGCCTCCTCTCAACTTCAGGGGTGCTGGAATGTATCAAACGGCAGTAACAAGGGTCACACCTTTCTGCTCAGATGCAGCGTCGGTGTGTTACAGTGGGTGGCCGGCCACAGGAGCTCCAGCTCTCTCTAGTGGCCTTCTACAAcaccacacagagagaaatggcAGTACAGAGCCGTGGGGGCCGAAAAACACCTCGAAccaccacagagagagaaatgtgagcGATCTACGAAGTTCTCACACCCTCTCTCAGGAAACTTCCTGTCTACTCAGAGCGGGAGAGGGTACGACTATCCACAATGCTTCAGAAGCTGATTCACACAACAGCTACCAGGGGATGAGCAGAGAAAACACCCAAGTGCACTAAAGTCACAgcaagaaaagacagagagaaaatacGTTTCTAGAATCTCAATGCTCTTTCTTATatggcaataataataataatacttaaatTATCCTCTAACCAAAAATACTAAAGAACACACCAACATGTCTCTAAACATCTTCAATGTACAATATAGTCACTTTGAAAAGGTGTGGTGTGCTTAcagtcaataaaataaatatgttgagTAAAGTCAAGTTAAAGACTGCGTGGCTGGATATCACACACGTCAAACCACAGACATGAATGGAAtgacaatcaatcaatcgataGAAATATGGAGAGAcattcaaatgcaaaaaaagaaCATGTACAGCGTGTTTGCTTCATACAGTGGCTCTGATGGCATGTTTTTTATATGATTATGAGACATGGAGATACTGAGCTTCACCTGGCTCGTATTACTGTTCAGTCCTTtaacactgaaaacaaactgctctatttcacttcactgacaaggagaaacacatgaacaccTAATGTCCAAAACTAAATAATGGCTGTGAACAGACGTGAAGAGGTGACTGGCTGATATCTTAGTGAAATCTTAAGTTTGCACTTATCTACATTGTCTGAGCCCCATTTTGCAGATAAACTTGACATCATCTAGATTAACAATCGAGGCTTCTGGGATCTattgaacatttttttaatactgGAGTATTTAAGCTGAATACATTTGCACAATGTCATTCTTTTAATAACTCACTCTGTTTGAGTTTCAAAGTTTTAACGTAAAAAAAAGGGCATATTTTCAATGAAAGGATGAAGGAAAGAGTGAACTCAAGACATTCCAGAAATTGATGCAGCAGAGACTTCCCACAATCCAACTTAATAGCCTTTTATCATTTGACCCTGCTCTTGAATTACCACTGTTTAGAAATCCCACAGTCCAGGTTGTTTAAAAGTCTGTCAGGTAAGATTGTTCCCCGAGCTCAGAGGGAGATAACCTGGAACGCCATCAACATGACAGCATCAGGGTTCATTTCCCAGACTTAAAAAGAAAGTTACTCAACAGTCAGAAGGTCAAGATATACGACTGTTTTGGCAGTTTGAGTAGTAGTTTATGTTCAAGAATCAGTGCAGTGCCCCTTGACagttaaattagaaatctcaaaaacaaaaattaaccCAACTGTACAGAAGCGTTTATATTCTAAATCTGAGAAATATTGGCCAGTGATCAATATCTCCTGCTTCAGAACCTCAGGGAACGAACACCGGTTGGTTGGGGTGTGTGGCTCTTAACTCCAATTTAAACATCAGATACATAACTGACTCTAATAGGTGGAGAAGACCAGTGACAGGGCTACCACTAAACAACATCCCAAATAGAGGCCTTAATAAACAATCCCACCACCTCATGAAAATACCAGAACCCTTATTTCAGATTtgaaaaaatatgtagaaacacTGAATGctgtcaataaaaacacaaaattaaaggTAACATGAAATGGCAACCAGGTGAGGATGAACTGTGTCTGGGCTTCATTCATATTAAAATAGCATTTTGCAGATTGAGCTCTGCTTAAGTGCCAATATATGAACAAAAGCACCAACAGATGGGAATCAACACACTGGACTCTGTTCGTCGGATTCAATCAAATACTTCAGAGTAACATCCGTGGATAACAAAGGAGAATATGATTGAAATGAATTGACTGAGCACAAAAGGCTTTGAAATGTTGAatggcagcaaacacacacaaaagacacatacacacatagatgcaCATGAAAAAATGGCAAAAGTCTGAATAAAGCCGACACAGACACAACCTTTAAGATATAATAGAACAtagcaaatataaaaaaacatctatttATAAATAGAAACAATCACAATAATGAAACCGAAAATTGAAAATCTAGGGAGGGCAGGTGGAGGAACCATACAGTGAGTAACAGGGTTGCGAGCAGTGcatgtaaataaagaaatgaacaatGAAATATGAACACAGTAATAGGTATATAGAGGATGTCCTGACTACGGGTAGAAAGGTACAGCTGACCAACGTTTTCTTCAACAGGTTGAGTAGATACAAGTTGGTAATAATGGAAATTGTAACAGTACAGTAATTCACTAACGCAACATGAGAACACTGGTGTAACAAACATGGTTCACACACtatatgaacacaaacacatgacccTCATATGTCAATGAAATGGAATGAACCAcggctgtgttttttttttcgggTTTTCTTCGTtggttttttctcttctttgtcGTGTTCTCGCTCACTCAAAGCACTGCGAATCTCCCAGATCTCCAGGGCTGTGCACCACCCACAGGTCCTGAGCCACTGTGGTTGCAGTCGGATCTAGGCGGCGGCCCCCCCCAGAGCCAGCAGGCCCTTCTCCGTCAGGTGAGCCTTCAGGGAGTTGAATATGGAGAGCTGCTGATCTGGACGGAGGGCCAGGAGCTGCTGGATCACCTTGCTGGGGTTGGGGCCCCTGATGCGAGGCAGAGAGATCATCAGATACACATCCCACTGTTCAAAACATATCACAAAATCCTTCTTCCACACAGCAGCTATCCAACCACAGCTTAACAACAACAACCGTAACTCGACAGTGTTTTCTCTAGGTTTGTTAGAAtcagagggagggcagcccaTTTCTAAGCACTGGGCAACAAGTGATTCTGTCCCTAATCACTTTTGCAGCGACAGGCTTTTTATTCTCTTaagtgaataaaaaagaacgcttgctgacttcaatgctgctttcccctctaactttataacattgtattttaaaattaaatgtagatagcctgctatatatttgaagaccaatgtcgtctgtatgaatatgagaatgaaagaacaaggaaatgttttggacaatctgaagtggaacatagctgttaatattgaggtgatataatatatagtaattgttgattttcaatcatgaatactgacgtctgtaaatacacacttaaatatatttcccatattataacactcactcttgccagaagtgccttttgagtatttaatgctttatgtactaatttctagtttttcaagaaatcaacaaaaacgagaacatttttttttatccgtTTCACTTCTTCAATCAACAAAGCTTTTACTAAGTGCTCgacataaaaaaatgtatgtagtaGAAACCTTGCTTGATGTAATCAAGCTCAGATTTCTGCACATGTCAAAATGCATTGCGAGctacagtaaaacaaaaaaacacatgagaaAAAGTGTAATTGATGAATTTAATTGTGTTTAACTGGTCTGACCAAAGCTTTAATCTTTAGCATGTTACAGCTAACTAGCTACCTACAATATTAAAAACTTGGCATAGAAAGATGAAAAGTGACAGTTGTGTCGAGCATTATAATAGTGCAAAAAATAGTGTCACACATTTCATAAAGCGGTCGTGTGTTTACCTGATGAAGCTGGCGATGTAGACGTTAACAAATGTGGCCATGAGGTACTGGCAGTCGAATCTGTCCATAATGCCTCCATGTCCCGGGATAGTGTTGGCAAAATCCTGAAAGGACAAAGGACAGTACACATGCCTGAACacataatataacatttaaaaaaagaaaagacttttgtttgtttgtctgtttgttcttttggttttgttttgttttcttctttaactattttatttatttatttattttttttattgatggtATGTATCTATTAATTTacccattcatttatttttagtataaCTAttatattgtcattattattattattatgatttatgtcatctattcttttattaatgtatttatttatcctttctctctcttcctctatcaacccatctttttttgtttttctttagtttgtttttctttatttttcaactatatgtgctcatctgttggggctaggtgccggagggaggggggttggtatctgttctgtggtacgttgaaattacatctgtaattTTTACCGTATGGAAcactattgtttgtttgttaattatgtaaaattcaataaacagattgttaaaaaataaaaaaaagacattaacagtaataaaataaatgcatttataaAATACATAGAATAATCTGTGTGATAAACTATATTCTAAAATGCTGGCCTACACCAGGAGGCTTTGCAGAGTTGAACCAGGCtgagacaacagcagcagattgCCTgtggcactgtgtgtgtgctgattgGTTACCAGGGTCCTGGTTTGTGTTCTACATCTCTACCTTGATCTTGAAGGCCCTCTTGAAGCCGCTGGCAAAGAAGCCACCGAAGGGTCCCATGATGGAGGCAAATGAAGAGAGCGCAATGCTGTGGATCTGGAATGGGTAGAGGCGCACGGTGGTCTGTGGAGACAACATGGGAATGTGAGACTCACACAGTCCAGCAGATAGTGTTTTTAAATGGGACTTGACTAAATCAAACCAATGAAGCCAGGTAGACGAGGAACAGTGCAGTTGGAGTCTTACCCATCCAGTGAAAGACTGCAGGATGGCTGGCAGGATATAGTCCTGCAGCTGGAACAGGTCAGATGgttcacagtccacctggaatcTGTTGGAGTCGTTGTTGAACTCCACTGGACACACAAAGTAGCGGTAGCCAGCCATCACGTAGGAGAACTGCAAGCAGAGCAAGTTTCAGTTACTCACAGGCTGTACATGTCAAAGTCATGTGGAGAATCAGCTGTCTGGTGTCTTTCGTGGCTACAGAGGAGCGTTCCCATGTCTGACATTAAGATTTGTTCTATAAAATATACCGTGCAAGGCCGTGTTTatacctggtattaacatcagTCATGACAGATCTGATCACAACTGCTCAGATCTAAGTACGTCTGTTCACACCCGATAATGAAAGGTGCCCTGAATGTGTCACCTGTGAGCCTGTGTGATTTAATCTCACTTCCCTTCCTTATATACATATAATCACATATGTAATTTGTGTTCGTGAAGACCAAATGTTGTTGCATAAACTGATGTCACTGTGTTTCtgtatgtttgtgaatgtgttgttaaGAAtgggcgagagagagaaaggggtaGAGAGTCAGAGTGAAGACAGGATGGACTGAattagaaaagagaaagagtttTACCAATTTTAGAAAAGAATTAATCATTACGTATTCATAAATGTTAATATTGTGGCAGgggccaaaaaaaacaaatcaatatatGGACATTGAGaagcataaaaatacatttgattagTTGAGAAACTGCATCAagtcagaggacgtcagctgagtaggcgGTCCTTCATATGTCCCAGGAGgcatttacattcacacacctccaaatgtggtctgagtgatcagATTTCCGGATGCACCAGTGTGTGTAATTGTTGACACTTCTCACAGTCAACTGAATCACCAAGCCGGTACAGCAATGACTAATACACCAGACATCAGAGTGCAAAGGCTCCGTTTCATGTGTGAATAACTAAGAACTCTACAGAGGCGTGTGGTAAAATCATATCTTACCATGATACCAAACACAATGGTGGCGAAGAGTCCTCCAATAAATCCCTCCCACGTCTTCTTAGGGGACAGCTGCAGAGGACAAAGTCAAGGTGTGGATACCAAGTTAACATGTCAGCATGTCTGATGCGTTGCTAACCAAAACCCAGACCTTTACATAGATTCTCATTATGTTTGCTACACAGTACAGAGTACATGATTCTAAATATTGAGGAGTAATTTACTtcaaacatgttttctgttgatGCAAAACATCTGGTGTACAAAgctaaaaataacaataaaacaaaccaacCTTGATGAGCGGTGTGCGGCCAAAGAAGAAACCAAACATGTATGCCATAATGTCGTTGCAGATCACACAGGAAATTGGAACAATGAACCTATAAAAAGGAAAGTTCAAATCAGTCTTCATGAGACTTAACGAAAACAAGATGTCTGGTAAAGCAATCAGAAAACAGTAATCATTTATTCAATAATTGTGTACACATGCCCAGGACATGAATAACATTATTAGAGTATTATTATTGAGGAGGTGTATTTCCATTGATTGAGATAAGGTGTAGTTTTAACAGGAGACAAAGGACTATTCACTTACCAGATCATCCCCTCAAACAGGTTGTGAATGATAAGGTGAGACTGAGTCACCACAATCAGCAGAGTCACATGGGTCCAACCAAACTGTGAAGAAAAGATTAACAAGTATTTTTTCACTaggatacattttatttagctttaatttcaaaacaacctcaagcttctttcagacaggcactggtttgattgatttgattgattgattgaactcCACACATTTTCCTGCAATTTTCCTGAGGAACTATATGTGAGAACGCAATTGTCTGAatagaacttttcctgccaggcCCCCTATAAAATGTCTGCACTGATATAAGAATACAGAAGAAGAATTCACAGCAGGTAGAAAGTGTTATTGTCATTTCTAACATGCCATGgacacaaaactgaaagaacaatatgaatataataagaataaatctcaggatgaaaagaggacccatacatgtagaagaaacagacaaagacatTAACTTGGAGATAAGACAAGATTTGATTTTGGTGATGAGGAGCATTGGCGTTAATGTgctaaacaaaaaaatgtctgcAGCAGAATCTGTATCTACATACAAACAGTGCTCAGTGTTTACTGGCtacatgaataaaataacacagTTAATTCTGCAGGGCCTGTATCTCGACTAGCGTCATCAATAACCCAGTGGCCTTGTGGCTGGTAGGCCGGGGGAGGTACTGTGCTACTTACCATGTAGAACTGAAGGCGGTAGTGTTTCTTCACCAAACTCAGCACAAACATGCAGAAACCTGCAAGAACCCCAAAAAATTGTGTATGAAATACCTAATAGGGACATGATCAGAGGTGTATAG from Limanda limanda chromosome 5, fLimLim1.1, whole genome shotgun sequence includes:
- the cds2 gene encoding phosphatidate cytidylyltransferase 2, with protein sequence MTEVRHRGARDTEPPQQQPSEDKGSDSELKGEKDVASDTETKVASGVPVPADDTPEVLNKALSGLSSRWKNWWVRGILTLAMISFFFLIIYLGPMVLMMIVLCVQIKCFHEIITIGYSVYHSYHLPWFRTLSWYFLLCVNYFFYGETVTDYFFSLVQREEPLRILSKYHRFISFALYLTGFCMFVLSLVKKHYRLQFYMFGWTHVTLLIVVTQSHLIIHNLFEGMIWFIVPISCVICNDIMAYMFGFFFGRTPLIKLSPKKTWEGFIGGLFATIVFGIMFSYVMAGYRYFVCPVEFNNDSNRFQVDCEPSDLFQLQDYILPAILQSFTGWTTVRLYPFQIHSIALSSFASIMGPFGGFFASGFKRAFKIKDFANTIPGHGGIMDRFDCQYLMATFVNVYIASFIRGPNPSKVIQQLLALRPDQQLSIFNSLKAHLTEKGLLALGGAAA